The following are from one region of the Gemmatimonadota bacterium genome:
- a CDS encoding CvpA family protein: MNWVDLVILVILGVSLVAGIIRGVVKTVFSLAGVFAGFVLASRESGAVAMVFENWMPEKAAGVVGFLAVFVVVAAIFALVGAVLRKILEGLSLSWVDRTLGAVFGFLRAALILGLLSLLVEGAGSLGAARESVTYPWALWGGEFLLELVPEETRDRFDWDELMDRVPEGLPALPGADPND; the protein is encoded by the coding sequence ATGAACTGGGTGGATCTGGTCATTCTCGTGATTCTGGGTGTCAGTCTTGTGGCAGGCATCATCCGAGGGGTGGTGAAGACCGTGTTCTCCCTGGCCGGGGTGTTTGCGGGGTTCGTTCTGGCCTCTCGCGAGTCGGGGGCCGTGGCGATGGTCTTCGAGAACTGGATGCCGGAGAAGGCCGCCGGGGTGGTGGGTTTCCTTGCGGTCTTTGTGGTGGTGGCCGCCATCTTCGCCCTCGTGGGGGCGGTGCTGCGGAAGATCCTGGAGGGGCTCTCGCTGTCGTGGGTCGACCGCACGCTGGGAGCGGTTTTCGGGTTTCTCAGGGCCGCGCTGATTCTGGGGCTCTTGTCGCTCCTTGTCGAAGGGGCCGGGTCTCTTGGGGCCGCCCGGGAGTCCGTGACCTACCCCTGGGCGCTCTGGGGAGGGGAGTTCCTGCTGGAACTGGTTCCGGAGGAGACGCGGGATCGCTTTGACTGGGATGAACTGATGGACAGGGTTCCGGAGGGTCTTCCGGCCCTGCCGGGAGCGGATCCAAACGACTGA
- a CDS encoding mannose-1-phosphate guanylyltransferase, with protein MSTIHAVIMAGGRGTRFWPESRTQLPKQFLAVAGGDSLLTRTGKRLFPLTGEDRVWVVTSAAHVDLVAGHLPQVARTRIVGEPVGRNTAPCAGVAAALAAREDPEAVLLVAPADHWIGDEDRFRAAVQDAAAAAQETRGLVTFGILPTSPETGFGYIERGEAATSGVSRVARFTEKPDRATAEGFLAGGRHYWNSGIFCWRADVFMEELARYRPELAAACERIAAAEDTAKAMEADFPSMESVSVDYAVLEPSERVFVLPADFAWSDVGSWDSLPDILPRDESGNSVSGDALVVDSTNCLVRSPGRFTAVVGMTGTIVVDTGDALLVCPRDRCQDVRRVVDALEQKGRRELL; from the coding sequence ATGAGCACGATTCACGCGGTCATCATGGCGGGGGGGCGAGGCACCCGATTCTGGCCTGAAAGCCGCACGCAGCTTCCCAAGCAGTTCCTCGCGGTGGCGGGCGGAGATTCACTGCTCACGCGAACCGGGAAACGGCTCTTTCCGCTGACGGGGGAAGATCGAGTGTGGGTCGTCACGAGCGCGGCGCATGTGGATCTCGTCGCCGGGCATCTTCCGCAGGTGGCGCGGACGCGCATCGTGGGGGAACCCGTGGGGCGGAATACCGCGCCGTGCGCCGGAGTCGCCGCGGCGCTGGCTGCACGCGAAGACCCGGAGGCGGTGCTTCTGGTGGCCCCGGCGGATCATTGGATCGGCGATGAAGACCGATTCCGGGCCGCTGTTCAGGACGCGGCTGCCGCCGCGCAGGAGACGCGCGGGCTGGTGACCTTTGGCATTCTGCCGACTTCGCCGGAGACCGGGTTCGGATACATCGAACGGGGAGAGGCCGCGACGAGCGGCGTGTCGCGGGTTGCGCGCTTTACGGAAAAGCCGGACCGCGCCACGGCCGAGGGTTTCCTCGCGGGCGGGCGGCACTACTGGAACAGCGGTATTTTCTGCTGGCGCGCCGATGTCTTCATGGAAGAACTGGCGCGCTACCGGCCGGAACTCGCGGCCGCGTGCGAGCGGATCGCCGCAGCTGAGGATACGGCCAAGGCCATGGAGGCGGACTTCCCCTCAATGGAATCCGTCTCCGTCGATTACGCCGTGCTGGAGCCCTCCGAGCGCGTGTTCGTGCTTCCAGCGGATTTCGCCTGGTCCGATGTCGGGTCGTGGGATTCGCTGCCGGACATTCTTCCCCGCGACGAGTCAGGAAACAGCGTGTCCGGAGACGCGCTTGTTGTGGACTCCACCAACTGTCTGGTGCGCTCCCCCGGCAGGTTCACCGCAGTCGTCGGCATGACCGGCACGATCGTCGTCGATACCGGCGACGCTCTCCTCGTCTGTCCCCGGGACCGCTGTCAGGATGTGCGTCGAGTCGTCGATGCACTGGAGCAGAAGGGTCGCCGGGAACTCCTCTAA
- a CDS encoding helix-hairpin-helix domain-containing protein, with the protein MTREERNVLLFLVAGVVLGCLVPDGGEWGVFAPPQSGEAREEDGVVVRDLFPIDVNRADADLLERLPGIGPSRARAIVALREERGVFESLAELTRIRGIGPRTVEGLEDRAVAGMADADGTAEETQRGHEPHRDPSSGARDPGSGATGAGQNAAEILR; encoded by the coding sequence ATGACGCGTGAGGAACGGAATGTCCTTCTGTTTCTGGTGGCGGGGGTCGTTCTCGGCTGTCTCGTTCCCGACGGTGGAGAGTGGGGCGTGTTCGCGCCACCGCAATCCGGGGAGGCGCGGGAAGAGGACGGGGTGGTCGTGCGCGACCTGTTCCCCATCGATGTGAACCGGGCCGACGCGGATCTCTTGGAACGGCTGCCCGGGATCGGACCGTCGCGGGCGCGGGCGATTGTGGCGTTGCGGGAAGAGCGCGGGGTGTTTGAGTCGCTCGCCGAACTCACGCGGATCCGGGGCATCGGCCCGCGGACGGTGGAAGGTCTGGAAGATCGTGCGGTTGCCGGAATGGCGGACGCGGACGGTACAGCGGAGGAGACGCAGCGTGGACACGAACCGCATCGAGACCCTTCTTCTGGAGCACGAGATCCTGGCTCCGGAGCAACTGGCGCAGGCCAGAACGCAGCAGAAATCCTCCGGTGA
- a CDS encoding type IV pilus twitching motility protein PilT, whose product MVTMKALLEEMVRMKASDLHLTAGVPARFRVDGVLETASAGDVLTPEVTQRLAYSTLTDEQKKLFERTRELDFSFGVQGLARFRGNCFIQRGVVTMAVRMIPFEVAPFESLGLPRSVLSFAGLTRGLVLVTGPTGSGKSTTLASLIDRINEERAVHILTLEDPIEFMHSHKKAIVNQREVGSDTESFGSALRHVLRQDPDVILLGEMRDRETIETALTLAETGHLAFATLHTNSAVESINRIVDVFPSEQQSQILAQLAFVLQGVVTQLLLPRSGRAGRALAAEILAVTPGIRAQIREGKVHQIHSMIQAGQKHGMVTMNQSLAALATRREVSVEDALLRSPDKKEFESLFGRRVPERRQAQGVQS is encoded by the coding sequence ATGGTGACCATGAAAGCGCTTCTGGAAGAGATGGTGCGCATGAAGGCGTCGGATCTCCACCTGACGGCCGGCGTCCCCGCGAGGTTCCGCGTGGACGGCGTTCTGGAGACGGCATCGGCGGGGGATGTGCTCACGCCGGAAGTGACGCAGCGCCTGGCCTACAGCACCCTCACCGACGAGCAGAAGAAGCTCTTCGAGCGCACGCGGGAACTGGACTTCTCGTTTGGAGTGCAGGGGCTGGCCCGGTTCCGTGGAAACTGCTTCATCCAGCGCGGAGTGGTCACGATGGCCGTGCGGATGATTCCGTTCGAGGTGGCTCCGTTTGAGTCGCTGGGTCTTCCGCGCTCGGTGCTTTCGTTTGCCGGGCTGACTCGCGGGCTCGTCCTCGTGACCGGGCCGACAGGAAGCGGAAAGTCCACGACGCTCGCATCGCTCATCGACCGGATCAACGAAGAGCGCGCCGTCCACATCCTGACGCTGGAAGACCCCATCGAGTTCATGCACTCGCACAAGAAGGCCATCGTGAACCAGCGCGAAGTGGGGTCGGATACGGAGTCGTTCGGGTCGGCGCTGCGCCATGTTCTCCGGCAGGATCCGGATGTGATTCTGCTCGGCGAGATGCGCGACCGCGAGACCATCGAGACAGCGCTCACCCTGGCCGAGACCGGGCACCTGGCATTCGCGACGCTCCACACGAACTCCGCAGTCGAGTCGATCAACCGGATTGTGGATGTCTTCCCCTCGGAGCAGCAGTCGCAGATTCTCGCGCAACTGGCGTTCGTGCTGCAGGGGGTGGTGACGCAACTGCTTCTCCCAAGGTCGGGACGCGCCGGTCGAGCCCTGGCCGCGGAGATCCTTGCGGTGACTCCCGGGATTCGCGCGCAGATCCGGGAAGGGAAGGTCCATCAGATCCACTCCATGATTCAGGCGGGGCAGAAGCACGGCATGGTGACGATGAACCAGAGCCTGGCGGCACTCGCGACTCGCCGCGAAGTCTCAGTGGAAGACGCGCTCCTGCGAAGTCCCGACAAGAAGGAGTTTGAGTCGCTGTTCGGGCGCAGAGTCCCGGAGCGCAGGCAAGCACAGGGGGTTCAGTCGTGA
- a CDS encoding phosphomannomutase/phosphoglucomutase, translating to MAEIHAEIFREYDIRGITDTQLDSRTSRLIGRGLGTLLVRSGAREVVIGRDVRLSSDRIRDDLVEGLLSTGLHIIDVGVVPTPATYFALHTLECGGGIMITGSHNPAEYNGFKTSVGKESIHGEKIQEVRRLIEADDFVEAIGGVLEARDILPNYLGRLTEDIRPERGLTVVVDGGNGVGGSHVCNILETLGCTVHRLYCEPDGNFPNHHPDPTVEANLADLIAKIHETRADLGIALDGDADRIGAVDDQGGIIWGDRLLALFARDVLRDGPTSIIFEVKCSRGLIEDIEAHGGTPVMWKAGHSLIKEKMKETGALLAGEMSGHMFFKHRFYGFDDALYSAARLVEIVANENAPLSEIMATIPSYPSTPEIRIDCPEEHKAPVVEEILQHFATDHEVIDVDGARIDFGDGWGLVRASNTTPLLVLRFEASTEDRLAEIRSEVESKLAEILRARAVAS from the coding sequence ATGGCCGAGATCCACGCGGAGATTTTTCGCGAGTACGACATTCGGGGAATCACGGACACCCAGCTGGATTCGCGAACTTCGCGCCTGATCGGGCGTGGGCTCGGGACGCTTCTCGTGCGATCCGGTGCTCGCGAGGTCGTCATCGGACGCGATGTGCGCCTCTCCTCCGACCGCATCCGCGACGATCTTGTGGAAGGGCTTCTCTCCACCGGGCTGCACATCATCGATGTCGGCGTGGTCCCCACGCCCGCTACCTACTTTGCGCTGCATACGCTGGAATGCGGCGGAGGGATCATGATTACCGGCAGCCACAACCCGGCGGAGTACAACGGCTTCAAGACCTCCGTCGGAAAGGAGTCCATCCACGGCGAGAAGATCCAGGAAGTCCGGCGTCTGATTGAGGCGGACGACTTTGTCGAGGCCATCGGCGGTGTGCTGGAAGCGCGCGACATCCTCCCCAACTACCTCGGGCGCCTGACGGAGGACATCAGGCCGGAGCGGGGACTGACCGTTGTGGTGGATGGCGGGAACGGCGTGGGCGGCTCGCATGTCTGCAATATCCTGGAAACGCTCGGGTGTACGGTCCACCGTCTCTACTGCGAACCCGACGGGAACTTCCCGAACCACCATCCGGACCCGACGGTGGAGGCCAACCTTGCGGACCTCATCGCGAAGATCCATGAGACCCGCGCGGATCTCGGCATCGCGCTGGACGGAGACGCCGATCGGATCGGCGCGGTGGACGACCAGGGCGGGATCATCTGGGGAGACCGGCTGCTGGCGCTCTTCGCGCGGGATGTCCTTCGCGACGGCCCCACATCCATCATCTTTGAGGTGAAGTGCTCGCGCGGCCTCATCGAGGACATCGAAGCGCACGGGGGCACACCGGTCATGTGGAAGGCGGGGCACTCCCTCATCAAGGAGAAGATGAAGGAAACCGGTGCCTTGCTCGCGGGGGAGATGAGCGGGCATATGTTCTTCAAGCACCGGTTCTACGGATTCGACGACGCGCTCTACTCCGCGGCGCGTCTGGTGGAGATCGTTGCGAATGAGAATGCGCCACTTTCGGAGATCATGGCCACGATCCCGTCGTATCCGTCTACGCCGGAGATCCGGATCGACTGCCCGGAGGAGCACAAGGCTCCGGTGGTCGAGGAGATCCTCCAGCACTTCGCGACAGATCACGAGGTGATCGATGTGGACGGAGCCCGCATCGATTTCGGGGACGGATGGGGACTCGTCCGCGCCTCCAACACGACGCCGCTTCTTGTGCTTCGCTTTGAAGCATCCACCGAAGATCGGCTGGCCGAAATCCGGTCGGAAGTGGAGTCGAAGCTGGCGGAGATCCTGCGCGCGAGGGCCGTGGCGTCATGA
- the pilB gene encoding type IV-A pilus assembly ATPase PilB has protein sequence MDTNRIETLLLEHEILAPEQLAQARTQQKSSGDTLDESLVKLGIFTEQDLLMTLARIFEMPAVDLPTIEIPEEVLEIVPSEVATRLGVLPVQKTGRTLTLAMADPLNIYAVDDIKFIAGLEVQPVVASEGAIRKAIDRHYGTANALADIMKDMEDGEGLEVVEDPDDDDRDQDDGSGDAPVIKYVNSLLAEAVMRGASDIHVEPFEKHIRVRLRQDGTLHEMASPPYRMKAAITSRLKLMAELDIAERRVPQDGRIKIRIQGRMIDLRVSSLPVVFGEKIVLRVLDQTNLNVNLEAFGFDRSAQDRFEKAIGSPYGMVLVTGPTGSGKTTTLYSALSRVNVPGTNIMTVEDPVEYNLEGINQVQVHSDVGLTFASALKSFLRQDPNIVMVGEIRDQETASIAVTAALTGHLVLSTIHTNDAASTIDRLVDMGVPPFLVSSSLNLVVAQRLLRRVCPECRKEIVLHGETARELEMDVTEENATVYEAVGCPACHDTGYRGRTGIFEVLALSPVIRRMVLDRAPGTEIKRVAVKEGMLTLRRDAVRKMMAGETTPEEVLREAAADETPEGP, from the coding sequence GTGGACACGAACCGCATCGAGACCCTTCTTCTGGAGCACGAGATCCTGGCTCCGGAGCAACTGGCGCAGGCCAGAACGCAGCAGAAATCCTCCGGTGACACGCTGGACGAGAGCCTCGTCAAGCTGGGGATCTTCACGGAGCAGGACCTCCTCATGACGCTGGCGCGGATCTTCGAAATGCCCGCCGTGGATCTTCCCACCATCGAGATCCCGGAGGAGGTTCTCGAGATCGTCCCCAGCGAAGTGGCGACCCGACTGGGTGTTCTTCCCGTGCAGAAGACCGGGCGCACGCTGACGCTCGCCATGGCGGACCCTCTCAACATCTATGCCGTGGACGACATCAAGTTCATCGCGGGACTGGAAGTACAGCCGGTGGTCGCCAGCGAGGGCGCCATCCGAAAGGCCATCGACCGGCACTACGGCACCGCCAATGCCCTTGCGGACATCATGAAGGACATGGAAGACGGGGAAGGCCTGGAGGTCGTCGAGGATCCGGATGACGACGACCGGGATCAGGACGACGGTTCCGGCGACGCCCCCGTCATCAAGTATGTGAACTCGCTGCTCGCCGAGGCGGTCATGCGAGGCGCGTCCGACATTCATGTCGAGCCGTTTGAGAAGCACATCCGCGTGCGATTGCGCCAGGACGGGACACTTCACGAAATGGCATCCCCTCCATATCGCATGAAGGCCGCCATTACTTCGCGCTTGAAGCTGATGGCGGAACTCGACATTGCGGAGCGGCGCGTCCCCCAGGACGGTCGAATCAAGATCCGCATTCAGGGACGGATGATTGACCTTCGCGTGTCTTCGCTGCCGGTGGTGTTCGGCGAGAAGATCGTGCTGCGTGTTCTCGACCAGACCAACCTGAATGTGAATCTGGAGGCGTTCGGATTCGATCGGTCGGCGCAGGATCGGTTCGAGAAAGCCATCGGGAGCCCGTACGGAATGGTGCTGGTCACCGGTCCGACCGGAAGCGGCAAGACGACCACGCTTTACTCCGCGCTCTCGCGGGTCAATGTGCCCGGGACGAACATCATGACTGTCGAAGACCCCGTGGAGTACAACCTGGAGGGAATCAACCAGGTACAGGTCCACTCCGATGTGGGGCTGACCTTTGCATCGGCGCTGAAGTCGTTCCTGCGACAGGATCCGAACATTGTCATGGTGGGTGAGATCCGCGATCAGGAGACCGCATCGATTGCGGTCACGGCCGCACTCACCGGGCACTTGGTTCTGTCGACCATTCATACGAACGACGCCGCATCCACCATCGACCGGCTGGTGGACATGGGCGTTCCCCCGTTTCTGGTTTCCTCCTCGCTCAATCTGGTGGTGGCGCAGCGGCTGCTCCGGCGGGTCTGCCCGGAGTGTCGCAAGGAGATCGTGCTGCACGGAGAAACCGCGCGCGAACTCGAGATGGATGTGACGGAAGAGAACGCGACCGTCTACGAGGCTGTGGGTTGCCCAGCCTGTCACGATACCGGCTATCGAGGACGGACGGGGATCTTCGAGGTTCTCGCGCTGTCCCCGGTCATCCGCAGGATGGTCCTGGACCGGGCTCCCGGGACGGAGATCAAGCGCGTTGCCGTGAAGGAGGGAATGCTGACTCTCCGGCGGGACGCAGTGCGAAAGATGATGGCGGGGGAGACCACGCCGGAAGAAGTGCTGCGCGAGGCCGCGGCAGACGAGACCCCGGAGGGACCATGA